A DNA window from Comamonas sp. 26 contains the following coding sequences:
- a CDS encoding PFL_4703 family integrating conjugative element protein has translation MSSGDYLDALASERSHSAKLTKIIFGIVGLAVAGMWFASRVPKNIDLHVAPDIKAGDTIRVIDGQSPVPSTNAYGFAYYIWQQINRWQSDGSQDYGKQIYAMQFYLTPRCQAQLQTDMQQRHAKGELRRRTRQISEIPGFPYSENRVIREGSDAWTVLLDMQVQETFAGQPVKDVFIRYPLRVVRFDVDRERNPWRLGLDCFGSSQPARLNPAELKPGAPVQADLKAPRLPGTIAPSSLPRDTSVD, from the coding sequence ATGAGCAGTGGTGATTATCTGGACGCACTTGCGTCCGAGCGCAGCCATAGCGCAAAGCTTACAAAAATCATATTTGGCATAGTAGGGCTGGCAGTGGCTGGCATGTGGTTCGCTTCGCGCGTTCCAAAGAATATCGACTTGCACGTCGCGCCAGATATTAAGGCGGGTGACACGATACGGGTTATTGATGGGCAGTCTCCAGTGCCGTCTACAAATGCCTACGGTTTTGCGTACTACATCTGGCAGCAGATTAATCGCTGGCAAAGCGATGGCTCTCAAGACTATGGCAAGCAGATTTATGCGATGCAGTTCTATTTGACGCCTCGTTGCCAGGCGCAACTGCAAACCGATATGCAGCAGCGTCACGCTAAAGGCGAGTTGCGCCGCCGTACTCGCCAGATCAGCGAGATCCCCGGATTCCCGTACAGCGAAAACCGCGTGATCCGTGAAGGCTCGGATGCCTGGACGGTGCTGCTGGACATGCAGGTTCAGGAGACCTTCGCAGGGCAGCCGGTCAAGGACGTATTCATTCGGTACCCGCTGCGCGTGGTGCGCTTCGATGTGGACCGTGAGCGCAACCCATGGCGTCTGGGCTTGGATTGCTTCGGCAGTAGCCAGCCCGCGCGCCTCAATCCTGCGGAGCTCAAGCCTGGCGCGCCGGTTCAAGCGGACCTGAAAGCACCGCGCCTGCCCGGAACTATTGCCCCTTCGAGCCTGCCTCGTGACACCTCTGTCGATTGA
- a CDS encoding TIGR03750 family conjugal transfer protein, with protein MAAASAPLTDRVNSEPPIINGMAASEAGYIGAVSFAASLFIGCVVAYISGFWVAAPLICIIVPFTVLWYSSLYLQEVKRNRPEGYYLHWMHFFLVSHNLSKPKFLVHDGRMQLGCSYRLNSIRAEGKSSETK; from the coding sequence ATGGCAGCGGCTTCGGCTCCGTTGACCGATCGCGTGAACTCTGAACCACCTATTATCAATGGCATGGCAGCAAGTGAAGCCGGATACATTGGGGCGGTGTCTTTCGCTGCAAGCCTGTTTATTGGATGCGTGGTTGCATATATCTCTGGATTTTGGGTGGCTGCTCCATTGATTTGCATTATCGTGCCTTTCACAGTGCTGTGGTATTCATCACTGTACCTGCAAGAAGTAAAGAGAAACCGCCCTGAAGGCTACTACCTTCATTGGATGCATTTTTTTCTCGTGTCGCACAACTTGTCCAAGCCAAAATTTCTGGTCCATGATGGCCGGATGCAATTGGGTTGCAGCTATCGCTTGAATTCGATCAGGGCTGAAGGCAAATCATCGGAAACCAAATAA
- a CDS encoding DUF2976 domain-containing protein encodes MKKHLRKINSGIASIALAPVALIAASPAFSALPTIQPPAGGSIGGGTTQEGDILGLIGAYLKLGFTILGLILAVAAFLYVVIASMQRYRDYTKGTIQLGDLKEHVIVSVIILTLVIAMVNYSVQTLA; translated from the coding sequence ATGAAGAAACACTTGAGAAAAATTAACTCTGGCATCGCATCTATTGCATTGGCTCCGGTTGCTCTGATTGCAGCCAGCCCTGCATTTAGCGCTCTGCCAACGATTCAACCTCCCGCAGGTGGAAGTATCGGCGGCGGCACCACCCAAGAAGGCGATATTCTTGGGCTAATTGGCGCATATCTGAAACTCGGGTTTACTATCCTGGGGCTAATTCTGGCAGTTGCCGCATTTTTATACGTAGTGATTGCCTCTATGCAACGCTACCGCGATTACACCAAAGGCACTATCCAGCTAGGCGATCTAAAAGAGCACGTAATTGTTAGCGTCATTATTCTCACCCTCGTAATTGCGATGGTTAATTACTCTGTTCAGACCCTAGCCTGA
- a CDS encoding DUF3262 family protein produces MRSEMATAFMQGAGFNPQSLKYLLFVMVFVMVFSIGAWLGTLVLKAFGDGELDASEAMKACIGVAITVLLVVGVLGSIILK; encoded by the coding sequence ATGCGTTCAGAAATGGCGACGGCATTTATGCAAGGGGCCGGCTTCAATCCTCAAAGCTTGAAGTACCTGCTTTTTGTCATGGTTTTTGTGATGGTGTTTTCTATTGGCGCATGGCTCGGCACGCTGGTATTGAAGGCTTTTGGAGACGGAGAGCTGGATGCATCTGAAGCCATGAAAGCATGTATTGGGGTCGCCATTACTGTTTTGTTAGTGGTTGGCGTGTTGGGATCAATCATTCTGAAATAA
- a CDS encoding RAQPRD family integrative conjugative element protein, which yields MKRSRHSFFALLVIGVLSTTAMAWADVADDELERERLARIAGEIEQVQLMVADAEKAAPTGQRVKFRYDWLQRDLELLRLGVTNHVDAPRQPRPVAPLRGDYRQ from the coding sequence ATGAAACGCTCACGACATTCGTTCTTTGCCCTCTTGGTGATTGGAGTGCTATCCACCACTGCGATGGCCTGGGCAGATGTTGCCGACGACGAGCTGGAGCGCGAGCGCTTGGCGCGCATCGCTGGCGAGATCGAGCAGGTGCAGTTGATGGTTGCTGACGCGGAAAAAGCCGCGCCGACCGGCCAGCGCGTGAAGTTTCGCTACGACTGGCTGCAGCGCGACCTGGAGCTGCTGCGCCTCGGCGTAACGAACCACGTGGATGCACCTCGCCAGCCTCGCCCAGTCGCCCCATTGCGTGGTGACTATCGGCAATAA
- a CDS encoding TIGR03747 family integrating conjugative element membrane protein, whose translation MTAPNSPARKPSTHGPVGVAVLVGFGLFSVTVSSWLIGLVIEVGGGYFFWRGQGIRHAQEMVQQDLRYIAAAPRSLLVPDTVDFSLRIVKWVRMPYERLGALRWYQRNLAAQQAGSDAALPSFLGQSVQPQLKGLAKAGASFIYMLSEWVVISMFVLQDVLLRLCTAVFALPAFALACLMGVIDGLMRRDRRRWQGGRESSFVYHHAKRYVGWALTGGFGLYLSWPFGGFNPAYMVLVFTVLVAFTLSTTVGAFKKYA comes from the coding sequence ATGACGGCTCCGAACTCGCCCGCCAGAAAGCCAAGCACACACGGCCCTGTGGGGGTGGCCGTGTTGGTTGGCTTTGGACTATTCAGCGTGACAGTGTCTTCGTGGCTCATCGGTCTGGTGATTGAAGTCGGCGGTGGCTATTTCTTCTGGCGTGGCCAGGGCATCCGCCATGCACAGGAGATGGTGCAGCAGGATCTGCGCTATATCGCAGCCGCGCCACGCAGTCTGCTAGTGCCAGACACCGTGGACTTTTCGCTGCGCATCGTGAAGTGGGTACGTATGCCCTACGAGCGCCTTGGTGCGCTGCGCTGGTATCAGCGCAACTTGGCCGCCCAGCAGGCAGGTTCAGATGCGGCACTGCCTAGCTTTCTGGGTCAAAGCGTGCAGCCTCAACTCAAGGGGTTGGCCAAGGCTGGTGCGTCGTTCATCTACATGCTCAGCGAATGGGTGGTCATCAGCATGTTTGTCCTGCAGGACGTTCTGCTGCGCCTCTGCACTGCAGTTTTCGCGCTCCCAGCATTTGCCCTTGCCTGCCTGATGGGGGTGATCGACGGGTTGATGCGCAGGGACCGGCGCCGTTGGCAAGGCGGTCGCGAATCCTCGTTCGTCTACCACCACGCCAAGCGCTATGTGGGATGGGCGCTTACAGGCGGCTTTGGCTTGTACCTGTCCTGGCCGTTCGGCGGCTTCAACCCGGCCTACATGGTTCTGGTGTTCACCGTGCTTGTGGCATTCACCCTATCGACAACGGTAGGTGCGTTCAAGAAATACGCATGA
- the traD gene encoding type IV conjugative transfer system coupling protein TraD codes for MEGVLRPPVEALSAATAFGIAGVAAAAPWALMMPHSLGAVSGAIAAGFGCVRARQAFQVYSYQRGLKFTKMTRLAPHKLPVNLKEHLYLGEGFEWTQLHTQRLLDARETDVQRFVKASPTELKLAATGEKMRKWAEAKTDSLLARVLERALDVGGTANPFASGVDLGGNPVLHGVGVQGEKPVVLRQGSRSGHLLVMGTTRVGKTRLLELLCSQDIHAGHVVIVIDPKGDAELMLRMHAEARRAGRLDQFYMFHLGYPEISARYNGIGNFARITEVAGRATNALPSSGNSAAFKEFSWRFTNIVAQAQVALGRIPTYETLLKDVTGIDPLFMDYAGMTFRKLAIDHPQRFGSYQDRLVELERAIVAKKAPVPRSLQDRSPDQVAMYLLIKEARLDDKVLVGLAAAFSYERSFYEKIIASLGPFLEKLTSGAVGKLISPDYFDPNDKRPIFDWMTVFRQGGIVYAGLDALSDSVVSSAVGNSMLSDLVSTGGKLYKTGLDPHGDGKLQLPTVCCHFDEVNEIAGPEFVPMVNKLGGSGFRITAYTQSMFDIEAKVGDKAKAGQILDNFNHLCMLRVRSKATASLLTDQVPQVNVTVLTPVSGVSDTAAQGNGVDFTSQNNDIANKSKAPLIEPSDVLSLPQGQAFALLEGNRCHKIRIPLADTKDDPFIPASLKAVAEDMKRRYRTSETWAAETDWLSTQPLGAGAGGLIDTDLASAFDDDMPGYAMAGATSSAVAGNVMGPHS; via the coding sequence ATGGAAGGCGTGCTGAGGCCGCCAGTCGAAGCATTGAGCGCTGCCACAGCTTTTGGGATTGCTGGCGTGGCTGCAGCCGCACCATGGGCGCTGATGATGCCCCACTCGCTGGGCGCAGTCTCGGGCGCAATCGCTGCCGGCTTCGGATGCGTGCGAGCGCGCCAGGCCTTCCAGGTCTATAGCTATCAACGCGGGCTGAAGTTCACCAAGATGACGCGCTTGGCTCCCCACAAGCTTCCCGTCAACCTCAAGGAGCATCTTTACCTGGGCGAAGGCTTCGAGTGGACGCAGTTGCACACGCAGCGCTTGCTGGACGCTCGTGAGACAGATGTTCAGCGTTTCGTGAAGGCCTCGCCAACCGAGCTCAAGCTCGCAGCGACCGGCGAAAAGATGCGCAAGTGGGCCGAGGCCAAGACCGACAGCCTGCTGGCCAGGGTGCTGGAGCGTGCGCTCGATGTGGGCGGTACCGCCAATCCCTTTGCCTCGGGCGTGGACCTGGGCGGCAACCCCGTGCTTCATGGCGTCGGCGTGCAGGGCGAAAAGCCGGTGGTGTTGCGCCAAGGCTCGCGCTCTGGCCACTTGCTGGTGATGGGCACGACTCGCGTGGGCAAGACGCGCCTCTTGGAGCTTCTGTGCTCTCAGGACATTCATGCTGGTCATGTGGTGATCGTCATCGACCCCAAGGGCGACGCGGAGCTGATGCTTCGCATGCATGCTGAGGCACGACGCGCTGGTCGCCTGGATCAGTTCTATATGTTCCATCTGGGCTACCCGGAGATTTCTGCGCGCTACAACGGCATTGGCAATTTCGCGCGTATCACCGAAGTCGCTGGCCGTGCCACGAATGCCCTGCCCTCCTCGGGCAACTCGGCTGCCTTCAAGGAGTTCAGCTGGCGGTTCACCAACATCGTGGCTCAGGCCCAGGTGGCACTCGGTCGCATTCCGACCTACGAGACGCTGCTCAAGGACGTGACTGGCATTGACCCGCTGTTCATGGACTACGCGGGCATGACGTTTCGCAAGCTCGCGATTGACCATCCCCAGCGCTTCGGCAGCTATCAGGACCGCCTGGTGGAGCTGGAGCGCGCTATCGTGGCAAAGAAGGCTCCGGTTCCAAGAAGCCTGCAGGATCGTTCGCCCGATCAGGTGGCGATGTATCTGCTCATCAAGGAAGCACGACTGGACGACAAGGTACTGGTCGGCCTGGCGGCCGCATTCAGCTACGAGCGTTCGTTCTACGAAAAGATCATTGCCAGCCTGGGGCCATTCCTCGAAAAGCTCACCTCTGGCGCAGTTGGCAAGCTCATCAGCCCGGACTACTTCGACCCGAACGACAAGCGGCCGATCTTCGACTGGATGACTGTGTTCCGCCAGGGCGGCATCGTGTATGCCGGCCTGGATGCCTTGTCTGACTCCGTGGTTTCGTCTGCCGTGGGCAACTCCATGCTGTCCGATCTGGTCTCGACCGGCGGCAAGCTCTACAAGACAGGCCTCGACCCACACGGCGACGGCAAGCTGCAGCTGCCGACTGTGTGTTGCCATTTCGATGAGGTCAATGAGATTGCAGGTCCCGAGTTCGTGCCCATGGTCAACAAACTGGGCGGATCTGGCTTTCGCATCACTGCATACACCCAGTCGATGTTCGACATCGAGGCGAAGGTTGGTGACAAGGCCAAGGCTGGCCAGATCCTCGACAACTTCAACCACCTCTGCATGCTGCGGGTGCGCAGCAAGGCGACCGCGAGCCTGCTGACGGACCAGGTGCCACAGGTCAATGTAACGGTGCTCACGCCAGTATCGGGCGTGTCGGACACGGCTGCTCAGGGCAATGGCGTCGATTTCACCAGCCAGAACAACGACATAGCGAACAAGTCGAAGGCGCCGCTGATCGAGCCTTCTGACGTTCTTTCATTGCCACAGGGTCAAGCGTTTGCGCTGCTGGAAGGCAATCGCTGCCACAAGATTCGTATTCCTCTGGCTGATACCAAGGACGACCCGTTCATTCCTGCTTCGCTCAAGGCGGTTGCAGAGGACATGAAGCGCCGCTATCGCACGAGTGAGACCTGGGCCGCAGAAACCGACTGGCTCAGTACACAGCCCTTGGGCGCTGGTGCAGGTGGGCTGATCGACACGGATCTCGCCTCTGCCTTTGATGACGATATGCCTGGCTACGCCATGGCAGGTGCAACTTCGTCCGCCGTGGCCGGCAACGTGATGGGACCACACTCATGA
- a CDS encoding PFL_4695 family integrating conjugative element protein yields the protein MRCRFAILALGFACSAPALAGVELEMIHDSGKSVPLAPYVAQIVGGTDEANVLDGLRFPFRSQLRGGVLKQDGVQVFNGQWLTQPMFVIGADDASLRWVAFNHKKLIQLNAVGIVVQAATPAAFKLLQQVANPLQLAPDTGAFLAETLIAKGAPVFPVLVHSNGRAYQILPQRTFGVAP from the coding sequence ATGCGCTGCCGGTTCGCCATCCTCGCCCTTGGATTCGCTTGCAGCGCGCCGGCCCTGGCCGGCGTGGAGCTGGAGATGATCCACGACAGCGGCAAGTCTGTGCCGTTGGCGCCCTATGTGGCCCAGATCGTGGGCGGCACAGATGAGGCGAATGTGCTCGACGGGCTGCGTTTCCCGTTTCGCAGCCAATTGCGAGGCGGTGTGCTCAAGCAAGACGGTGTGCAGGTCTTCAATGGCCAATGGCTGACTCAGCCGATGTTCGTGATCGGCGCGGACGACGCGTCTTTGCGCTGGGTAGCCTTCAACCACAAGAAGCTGATACAGCTCAATGCTGTCGGCATTGTGGTGCAGGCAGCAACGCCTGCCGCATTCAAGCTGCTGCAGCAAGTGGCCAACCCCTTGCAATTGGCTCCTGATACAGGGGCATTCCTTGCAGAGACATTGATCGCAAAGGGGGCGCCAGTTTTTCCCGTCCTGGTGCACAGCAATGGCCGCGCCTACCAGATCCTGCCTCAGCGCACGTTTGGAGTGGCTCCATGA
- a CDS encoding integrating conjugative element protein, translating into MKKTAFIATVVALQLSTGALAQLRTGRTAEASSLPSTTQQGRSQLDETARAVQQMWGLTADEMQRAKVLSLGPRANFSVKELSPLEVLGIHARNDAERRQYAERMARIFHQDVERSILWDREMQAAMARLYPNEPMVNYDGLPRVQSSVGAADMLNVPRTQIIERASPDPANRGKR; encoded by the coding sequence ATGAAAAAAACTGCCTTTATTGCCACCGTGGTCGCATTGCAGCTGAGCACGGGCGCCCTTGCGCAGCTGCGCACTGGCCGCACTGCAGAAGCTAGCTCGTTGCCCAGCACGACTCAACAGGGCCGCTCGCAACTGGACGAGACAGCGCGTGCTGTGCAACAGATGTGGGGTCTGACTGCCGATGAAATGCAGCGCGCCAAGGTGCTGTCCCTGGGACCTCGTGCCAATTTCTCAGTCAAGGAGCTCTCGCCCCTTGAGGTCCTGGGCATTCATGCTCGCAACGATGCAGAGCGCCGCCAGTATGCCGAGCGCATGGCGCGGATCTTCCACCAGGATGTGGAGCGAAGCATCTTGTGGGACCGTGAAATGCAGGCGGCTATGGCCCGCCTGTATCCCAATGAGCCGATGGTGAACTATGACGGCCTGCCGCGCGTGCAGTCGTCTGTTGGTGCAGCCGACATGCTGAACGTGCCGCGCACGCAGATCATCGAGCGCGCATCGCCAGATCCTGCCAACCGCGGAAAACGCTGA
- a CDS encoding SIR2 family protein, translating into MELRLSESGPAFPFALVDAMLDGKVVFLCGAGISAPMLPGFWALVTKCFEQLSVEYTLAEKASLGAGRYEEVLGSLERRLAEPALFTRTIAEQLTAPAKPNLSNHATILRLSRDLNNRPCVVTTNFDILLEKAYFKKTKSKAETQAQSLAGQEIPRPGTAEFGGIIHLHGRLSDAQLGLSQTPLIVTSSEYGDAYMRSGWASRFLFDLSRCKTIVLVGYSASDAPVRYFLNVLEADRERFSDLHKVYALDSEPEPDKQSPGWEALGVVPIFYQKEVDPSTGTKGHSALWRDLASLADIVERPKKCRRELARAVLAKPLESIDKFERQNIRWLFKGQRDLNVVAIEAITDKAWFKFFHDEGIWSDEDATGVIEGWIAVDLQSIDRYHVAIDWLEKLGKPFVDRIFSRVVRKEELPSIWKRAWRLMSHLKLSSRSDWVNQPYAVTRRLNTEVVLNSDLQLAVEMLSPKLKLKASFLSTYAQSSLGDPKSLDEIVWASLAISHEGELSELSDVLSNHGNADSILNIATEKFHESVRLAIDIGAIEDEYDRTNYDVPSVEPHAQNDFHEGFVFLAQLLTSVLPRAAQRNRNAALSAASTWKTAPGLLGTRLWLNAQRNAELFTADEALACLLDTSDIVFWNTDREVPLLIKERAPQAKESAVLALERRILDDAENYFQRFDIETGQVDWRAHARDAAVWLRLNMLDAAHRISEHGAQELELIKQRRPYLNRPVDESDFFSSYSSGVQMVLGDAQPLIDAPKSSRLEVAKASQLSHDIEQRQGWRAYCNLDPEGAFQTLRGAPLDVANAGLWDSFVSALSVPDVGSKKIRTDLVVEVFKVLKPAADEFLTTFVRALCSLYELSPRYQTPSLRKWWKRLFLLAISSEREHVEIPDDFYFSAINSSAGRLATAVLQDIEKARAEGVALVPGLVTALYDCANGLGIQGSFSRSVLIRDSQFVVSLNLPRVTKRLSLALSSESQEGRALRKILVCKTAASELVSNAFSKQILRGVIECEGTGSEAQNAAAKILAPALSILREKSTAEAWGISIADAALALRNSKPEIHVAAAGVLVKWSSAFEGPPEVTWRTLLRPLLEQVWPREKVFRTQQTSLHLARLAIFSGDAFPEALDYVRPYLVPLDRLDSHFLFMNSKHPEDFPQCVLNLLWLLLKGSSAEGFDIADILDRLLRAAPELEVDRRFQWLDRRTLRL; encoded by the coding sequence ATGGAACTACGACTCTCCGAATCAGGACCTGCTTTTCCCTTTGCACTCGTCGATGCCATGCTAGACGGGAAAGTCGTATTTCTATGCGGCGCTGGTATCAGTGCACCGATGCTTCCAGGGTTCTGGGCGTTGGTCACTAAGTGCTTTGAGCAACTGAGTGTTGAGTACACCTTGGCGGAAAAGGCGTCACTGGGCGCTGGTCGATATGAAGAGGTGCTCGGCTCTTTGGAGCGACGCTTAGCGGAGCCTGCACTCTTCACTCGGACAATTGCTGAGCAATTGACTGCGCCCGCCAAACCCAACCTCTCCAATCACGCCACAATTCTGAGACTTTCGAGGGACTTGAACAACAGACCTTGCGTTGTCACAACCAACTTTGACATTCTTTTAGAGAAGGCATATTTTAAAAAAACCAAGAGCAAGGCTGAAACCCAAGCCCAAAGCTTGGCCGGACAGGAAATTCCGCGACCAGGAACCGCTGAGTTCGGCGGAATCATCCATTTGCATGGACGACTTTCAGATGCTCAGCTTGGTCTGTCGCAGACGCCATTGATTGTCACGAGCTCCGAGTATGGCGATGCCTACATGCGTTCTGGTTGGGCTTCACGGTTTCTGTTTGACCTTAGCCGCTGCAAGACGATTGTTCTAGTTGGCTATAGCGCGAGTGACGCCCCAGTTCGGTACTTCCTGAACGTTCTGGAGGCTGACCGTGAGCGCTTCTCCGACCTGCATAAGGTTTATGCACTCGACTCTGAGCCAGAGCCAGATAAACAATCTCCAGGATGGGAGGCGCTAGGCGTCGTCCCTATCTTCTATCAAAAGGAGGTGGACCCTTCTACGGGAACGAAAGGCCATTCGGCACTTTGGCGTGACCTAGCCAGTCTGGCCGATATTGTTGAGCGCCCAAAGAAATGCAGAAGGGAGCTGGCAAGGGCTGTCCTAGCCAAGCCATTAGAGAGCATTGACAAATTTGAACGGCAGAATATTCGCTGGCTTTTCAAAGGGCAACGTGACCTAAACGTAGTCGCCATCGAGGCCATTACTGATAAGGCTTGGTTCAAGTTTTTCCATGATGAAGGCATATGGTCCGATGAGGACGCTACAGGCGTCATCGAGGGATGGATTGCAGTTGACCTTCAGTCTATCGACAGGTATCACGTCGCAATAGATTGGCTAGAGAAACTAGGTAAACCATTTGTTGATCGTATTTTTAGCCGGGTAGTTCGTAAGGAAGAGCTTCCTAGCATTTGGAAGCGAGCGTGGCGCCTGATGTCCCATTTGAAGCTGTCTTCCAGATCAGACTGGGTAAACCAACCTTACGCCGTAACTCGACGACTAAATACTGAAGTTGTGCTCAATAGCGACTTGCAGCTAGCTGTCGAAATGCTGTCCCCTAAGCTGAAGCTCAAAGCCAGCTTCTTGTCTACATATGCTCAATCGTCGTTGGGGGACCCAAAGAGCCTTGATGAAATTGTGTGGGCTAGCCTTGCAATTTCCCATGAGGGAGAGCTTTCGGAACTCTCAGATGTGCTCTCAAACCACGGGAATGCAGACTCCATCCTGAACATTGCAACAGAGAAGTTCCATGAGAGCGTCCGTCTTGCTATTGACATAGGGGCCATCGAAGACGAGTACGACCGTACCAACTACGATGTTCCATCAGTCGAGCCCCACGCTCAGAACGATTTTCACGAAGGCTTTGTCTTCCTCGCCCAATTGCTGACAAGCGTCCTTCCAAGAGCCGCGCAGCGAAACCGAAATGCCGCGTTGAGTGCAGCAAGCACATGGAAGACTGCGCCAGGTCTCTTAGGGACTCGACTCTGGCTGAATGCTCAGAGAAATGCCGAGCTTTTCACCGCCGATGAGGCTTTGGCTTGTTTACTCGACACCTCAGACATAGTCTTTTGGAATACAGACCGCGAGGTGCCGCTGTTGATTAAAGAAAGGGCTCCCCAGGCAAAAGAATCCGCTGTTTTAGCGCTTGAGCGGCGAATTCTCGATGACGCTGAGAACTACTTCCAACGATTCGACATTGAAACAGGGCAAGTCGACTGGAGAGCCCACGCACGAGATGCGGCGGTTTGGCTAAGGCTTAACATGCTTGATGCTGCACATAGAATTTCTGAGCATGGAGCTCAGGAGCTTGAGCTCATAAAGCAGAGAAGGCCTTACCTCAATAGGCCAGTCGACGAGAGTGACTTTTTCAGCTCCTATTCCTCGGGAGTGCAAATGGTCCTTGGAGATGCACAGCCCCTCATCGATGCACCGAAATCAAGTCGTCTTGAGGTCGCAAAGGCTTCACAGCTAAGTCACGACATAGAGCAGCGCCAAGGCTGGAGGGCATACTGCAATCTTGACCCCGAGGGCGCGTTCCAGACGCTTCGGGGCGCCCCGCTTGATGTTGCCAACGCAGGACTTTGGGACAGCTTTGTATCTGCCCTAAGCGTCCCAGATGTAGGCAGCAAGAAGATCCGCACGGATTTGGTGGTAGAGGTCTTCAAAGTTCTTAAGCCAGCAGCGGATGAGTTCCTGACTACATTTGTCCGCGCTCTATGCAGTCTTTATGAACTCTCGCCTCGTTACCAAACGCCCTCGCTTCGGAAATGGTGGAAGAGGCTCTTTTTGTTAGCCATTTCGAGCGAACGCGAGCATGTTGAAATTCCAGACGATTTCTACTTCTCTGCTATCAACAGTTCAGCTGGACGGCTTGCAACCGCTGTACTTCAGGACATAGAAAAAGCGCGCGCAGAAGGTGTAGCACTAGTACCTGGATTAGTCACAGCGCTTTACGACTGTGCCAATGGATTGGGCATTCAGGGTAGTTTTTCTCGCTCCGTGCTTATAAGAGATTCGCAATTTGTAGTGTCTCTAAACTTGCCTAGAGTAACAAAACGACTGTCCTTGGCACTGTCATCCGAAAGCCAAGAAGGAAGGGCTCTACGCAAAATATTGGTGTGTAAGACAGCGGCTTCAGAACTTGTTTCCAACGCATTTTCTAAACAAATTCTCCGGGGGGTCATTGAGTGTGAGGGCACAGGAAGCGAAGCACAAAATGCTGCAGCAAAGATTTTGGCACCGGCACTATCCATTCTGCGCGAGAAGTCGACAGCAGAAGCATGGGGTATTTCCATTGCTGATGCTGCTTTGGCATTGCGGAATTCAAAGCCCGAAATTCATGTTGCTGCGGCCGGTGTACTTGTGAAGTGGAGTTCAGCATTTGAAGGGCCTCCCGAGGTCACGTGGCGTACGCTACTTCGACCACTGCTGGAGCAAGTTTGGCCACGAGAGAAGGTGTTCAGAACGCAGCAAACTTCTCTTCATCTTGCACGCTTGGCAATCTTCTCAGGCGACGCTTTCCCAGAGGCACTTGATTATGTTAGACCCTATCTCGTGCCGCTGGATAGGCTGGATTCACATTTCTTATTTATGAATAGCAAGCATCCTGAAGACTTTCCTCAATGCGTGCTGAATCTGCTTTGGCTTCTCCTTAAAGGGAGTTCTGCCGAGGGCTTCGACATTGCCGATATCCTTGATCGCCTCCTTCGGGCAGCACCAGAGTTGGAGGTGGACCGAAGGTTTCAATGGCTCGACAGGAGGACGTTACGGCTATGA